A region of Drosophila mauritiana strain mau12 chromosome 3L, ASM438214v1, whole genome shotgun sequence DNA encodes the following proteins:
- the LOC117141249 gene encoding divergent protein kinase domain 1C — translation MLTALRRKIRFGMQRTVLIAVLLAVGIFSYAFLNLKFCFKLMSHRSLNLMCQKFEKHEYSGSLCEELCGSQSSFDNFQCPLNDMKTILFTAEKNGDLYAVKLARHNDDELSWTNNKGESIYPKLEEFHEIVKLHIILAYNVTLDDNMIRALVNQEIADDNSQQMVSFWRLFKDNNYMMGKLFDEESIFPAVLGSCGPYYATEGLEIVQSNPSIMQYLASNRVQRLKHALNIMEYIFRLDEMKPEPLKMCKMQVNRFGTASERRLKYQSAEHVYVESQLDKRLSRGVKCHAHQDCHFHSCRGLCDEEKQSCTHIQQNNNFQIFCEHILLGGGTFQPGLLSGVRLSKALQKLVKMCVQPPKEHQVPGRQWAPNTQLALRLYNELKQLHQAAAASAGSEIPDEGQARRGV, via the exons ATGTTGACCGCCCTGCGTCGGAAAATTCGGTTCGGAATGCAGCGCACGGTTTTAATTGCGGTCCTGCTGGCGGTGGGCATTTTCAGCTACGCCTTCCTCAACCTCAAGTTCTGCTTCAAGTTGATGTCCCATCGGAGCCTCAACTTAATG TGCCAGAAATTCGAAAAGCATGAGTACAGCGGCTCTCTGTGTGAGGAACTCTGTGGTTCCCAATCTTCCTTCGACAACTTTCAGTGTCCGCTGAACGATATGAAAACTATCCTCTTTACGGCCGAGAAGAACGGCGACTTGTATGCGGTGAAG TTGGCTCGGCACAACGATGACGAGCTGAGCTGGACGAACAACAAGGGTGAGTCGATATACCCCAAGCTCGAGGAGTTCCACGAGATCGTGAAACTGCACATCATTCTGGCGTACAATGTCACCCTGGATGATAATATG ATCCGCGCTCTGGTCAACCAGGAAATAGCCGATGATAACTCGCAGCAGATGGTCAGTTTCTGGAGGCTCTTCAAGGACAACAACTACATGATGGGCAAGCTCTTCGACGAGGAGTCCATCTTTCCGGCAGTTCTAGGCTCCTGTGGACCCTACTACGCCACTGAGGGACTGGAGATTGTGCAGTCCAACCCCAGCATAATGCAGTATCT GGCCTCCAATCGCGTGCAGCGGCTGAAGCACGCTCTCAATATTATGGAGTACATTTTCCGACTGGACGAAATGAAGCCGGAGCCGCTGAAGATGTGCAAGATGCAGGTGAATCGCTTCGGAACCGCCTCTGAGCGCAGGCTGAAGTACCAGAGTGCCGAGCACGTCTATGTGGAGAGCCAGCTGGACAAGCGATTGTCCAGGGGCGtcaagtgccacgcccaccaggACTGCCACTTTCACTCCTGCCGAGGATTGTGCGACGAGGAGAAGCAATCCTGCACGCACATTCAGCAGAACAACAACTTCCAGATTTTCTGCGAGCACATCCTCCTGGGCGGAGGCACCTTTCAGCCCGGCCTCCTCAGCGGAGTGCGCCTCTCCAAGGCGCTCCAAAAGCTGGTCAAGATGTGCGTCCAGCCGCCCAAGGAGCATCAAGTGCCAGGACGCCAGTGGGCCCCCAACACGCAGCTCGCCCTGAGACTCTACAACGAGCTGAAGCAACTGCACCAGGCTGCAGCAGCATCCGCAGGATCCGAGATTCCCGACGAGGGACAGGCACGTCGGGGAGTCTAA
- the LOC117141611 gene encoding triple functional domain protein isoform X3 has protein sequence MCNNNNNSDCGHRIRLDKMAENGFHYESATAVPETTGFCDNNNEASNPHPESNYNSLKVKRSSAPTHSRPRSMHKLFKSISLRVGDNGNANGSGNGNAAVLHHQQSLGGQPSGFTCVCCEEVTEIRTENPKRRNSFLKELKKRRNWLPLMNRKGTDKPPSSKPLVKKPSEKNLRTPQKHAEELAEQQNQQPGASPATVLPSSQFPSSTQHPGGAGAGDYEPDEEVGLELPPPMKPIQEPHLIANGPPAFAKDAKESSGNMASPGKMDGNPLSEIEEIVKTTTEQHESNSRVDGGGGVENASTNGHGRSHDNNDESHTAVSDKAAALKKRQCIFAELMSTEEAYVQDLHEIVNGYMTEINNTNSDIPMPEDLKGGKMKLVFNNIKDIYEWHRDFFLRALRNCQKSPADLGPLIKRSATKFALYYTYCSNKPLSEYIVSAHYQYFDSIRQKLGHRLDLNNLIIKPVQRITKYELLIKEIIKATEGAGLYKEVPMLQEAYQQMKVVVKTVNDMMVVLRSLQDFDGEITAQGSLLMQGPMNCVVDAAQKHRELQVFLFQQIIIFADIEKTKNQYASPIFKYRSHIQLNHMQMKELGDCRFQIRSTDPKIPEMTIICQAASQENYAGWRDMLNKILQQQNDLIFMLSNPLSTKNK, from the exons AtgtgcaacaacaacaacaacagtgaCTGCGGCCATCGGATCCGCCTAGATAAGATGGCCGAAAACGGTTTCCACTACGAAAGTGCCACCGCGGTGCCAGAAACCACCGGTTTCTGCGATAACAACAACGAGGCTTCGAATCCTCATCCGGAGTCCAACTACAACTCGCTGAAAGTGAAACGCAGCTCGGCTCCCACACATTCCCGACCCAGATCGATGCACAAGTTGTTCAAATCTATATCGCTGAGGGTCGGGGataatggaaatgcaaatgggaGCGGGAACGGGAACGCCGCCGTTTTGCACCACCAGCAATCCCTGGGTGGCCAACCATCGGGATTCACATGTGTGTGCTGCGAAGAGGTGACCGAGATCAGGACGGAAAACCCCAAGAGGCGCAACTCCTTTTTGAAGGAACTCAAGAAACG ACGCAACTGGCTGCCGCTGATGAATCGCAAGGGAACGGACAAGCCGCCAAGTAGCAAACCGCTGGTGAAGAAGCCCTCGGAGAAAAACCTGAGA ACACCCCAGAAGCACGCCGAGGAGCTGGCCGAGCAGCAAAACCAGCAGCCAGGTGCCAGTCCCGCCACCGTGCTGCCATCGTCGCAATTCCCCAGCTCCACTCAGCAtccaggaggagcaggagccggCGACTACGAGCCGGACGAGGAGGTCGGCCTCGAGCTGCCGCCGCCCATGAAGCCCATCCAAGAGCCGCACCTGATTGCCAACGGACCGCCCGCCTTTGCCAAGGACGCCAAGGAGAGCTCTGGAAACATG GCCAGCCCCGGCAAAATGGACGGCAATCCACTTTCggaaatagaagaaattgTCAAGACGACAACG GAGCAGCACGAGTCCAACAGTCGCGTGGATGGAGGCGGAGGAGTGGAAAATGCAAGCACAAACGGCCATGGTCGATCCCACGACAACAATGATGAG AGCCACACCGCTGTGTCTGACAAGGCTGCAGCCCTCAAAAAGCGACAATGCATCTTCGCGGAGCTGATGTCCACGGAGGAGGCATATGTACAGGATCTGCATGAGATCGTCAATGG TTACATGACAGAGATTAACAACACGAACAGTGATATACCCATGCCTGAGGACCTGAAGGGTGGTAAAATGAAGTTGGTATTCAACAATATTAAAGACATCTACGAGTGGCACAGGGA CTTCTTCCTGAGAGCCCTGCGCAACTGCCAAAAGTCGCCGGCGGACCTGGGTCCGCTCATCAAGCGGTCAGCCACCAAGTTCGCTCTGTACTACACCTATTGCAGCAACAAACCGCTGTCCGAATACATAGTCAGCGCCCATTATCAGTATTTCGATAGCATACGTCAGAAGCTGGGACATCGTCTGGAT CTGAATAACTTGATCATTAAGCCGGTGCAGAGAATCACTAAATACGAGCTACTCATCAAGGAGATCATCAAGGCCACCGAGGGAGCTGGGCTTTACAAGGAGGTGCCCATGCTGCAGGAGGCCTACCAGCAAATGAAGGTGGTCGTGAAGACGGTCAACGATATGATGGTGGTGCTGCGAAGCCTGCAGGACTTCGATGGGGAGATAACCGCCCAAGGCAGCCTGTTGATGCAGGGACCCATGAACTGCGTGGTGGATGCGGCACAGAAGCACCGCGAGCTGCAGGTGTTCCTCTTCCAGCAGATCATCATCTTCGCGGATATTGAGAAGACCAAGAACCAGTACGCCAGTCCCATATTCAAATACAGATCGCACATACAG CTCAATCACATGCAAATGAAGGAACTGGGCGACTGCCGCTTTCAAATCAGGTCGACTGACCCCAAGATCCCGGAGATGACGATCATCTGCCAGGCGGCGTCGCAGGAGAACTACGCGGGGTGGCGCGATATGCTAAACAAGAtactgcagcagcagaacgACCTGATCTTCATGCTCTCCAATCCCCTGTCaaccaaaaacaaatga
- the LOC117141611 gene encoding triple functional domain protein isoform X2 has translation MKSVKKFLNERMNSVDSADGVGGGGGKKSSLERLKCGEDTPTKGYVSLPNTPLPTSAPIAVGDPSPSPSIADSAQNTPLCTLQEDDSTSPPPAGAGTPGKNGHSQQEQSPFTFPAVSATSSSNPAPNPAPVQRKSRRKISLPWFRQSSVTGHGVLARQHTIDTPSSFRFFRQPSSSGLKLGNQEATWVVADYIATSGSNELSVSKGQQVEIVEPPTAGEPDFCLVRLNPQHDDAAVQEGLVPVSVLKPPPGSHKHGSGTAANAAAAAGSQKSDMQDQSNRSKADALSSSTKRRGFSGRNWLPLMNRKGTDKPPSSKPLVKKPSEKNLRTPQKHAEELAEQQNQQPGASPATVLPSSQFPSSTQHPGGAGAGDYEPDEEVGLELPPPMKPIQEPHLIANGPPAFAKDAKESSGNMASPGKMDGNPLSEIEEIVKTTTEQHESNSRVDGGGGVENASTNGHGRSHDNNDESHTAVSDKAAALKKRQCIFAELMSTEEAYVQDLHEIVNGYMTEINNTNSDIPMPEDLKGGKMKLVFNNIKDIYEWHRDFFLRALRNCQKSPADLGPLIKRSATKFALYYTYCSNKPLSEYIVSAHYQYFDSIRQKLGHRLDLNNLIIKPVQRITKYELLIKEIIKATEGAGLYKEVPMLQEAYQQMKVVVKTVNDMMVVLRSLQDFDGEITAQGSLLMQGPMNCVVDAAQKHRELQVFLFQQIIIFADIEKTKNQYASPIFKYRSHIQLNHMQMKELGDCRFQIRSTDPKIPEMTIICQAASQENYAGWRDMLNKILQQQNDLIFMLSNPLSTKNK, from the exons ATGAAGAGTGTTAAGAAGTTTCTCAACGAGCGGATGAACAGTGTGGACTCCGCCGACGGTGTCGGCGGGGGCGGCGGCAAGAAGAGCTCGCTGGAGCGGCTCAAGTGCGGCGAGGACACCCCGACCAAGGGCTACGTATCCCTGCCCAATACACCGCTGCCCACGAGCGCACCAATCGCCGTGGGCGATCCTTCGCCGTCGCCGTCCATTGCGGACTCTGCTCAAAATACGCCGCTCTGCACCCTGCAGGAGGACGACTCCACTTCCCCACCGCCGGCAGGAGCCGGAACACCTGGCAAGAATGGCCACAGTCAGCAGGAGCAGTCTCCGTTCACCTTTCCCGCCGTGTCCGCCACGTCTTCAAGCAATCCCGCCCCCAATCCAGCACCAGTTCAGCGGAAAAGTCGCCGCAAGATCTCGCTGCCCTGGTTCCGACAGTCCAGTGTCACGGGTCACGGAGTCTTGGCCCGACAACATACCATCGATACGCCCAGCTCCTTTCGATTCTTTCGACAGCCCAGCAGCAGCGGACTTAAG CTGGGCAACCAGGAGGCCACCTGGGTGGTAGCGGACTACATCGCCACCTCGGGCAGCAATGAGCTGAGCGTGAGCAAGGGGCAGCAGGTGGAGATTGTCGAGCCGCCCACCGCCGGAGAGCCGGACTTCTGCCTGGTGCGCCTGAATCCGCAGCACGACGATGCCGCCGTGCAGGAAGGACTCGTCCCTGTCTCAGTGCTCAAACCGCCGCCGGGCTCACACAAGCACGGTTCCGGAACCGCAGCGaatgcagccgcagcagcggGCTCCCAGAAATCCGACATGCAGGATCAGA GCAATCGCAGCAAGGCGGATGCACTCTCATCGTCCACTAAACGTCGCGGCTTCAGCGG ACGCAACTGGCTGCCGCTGATGAATCGCAAGGGAACGGACAAGCCGCCAAGTAGCAAACCGCTGGTGAAGAAGCCCTCGGAGAAAAACCTGAGA ACACCCCAGAAGCACGCCGAGGAGCTGGCCGAGCAGCAAAACCAGCAGCCAGGTGCCAGTCCCGCCACCGTGCTGCCATCGTCGCAATTCCCCAGCTCCACTCAGCAtccaggaggagcaggagccggCGACTACGAGCCGGACGAGGAGGTCGGCCTCGAGCTGCCGCCGCCCATGAAGCCCATCCAAGAGCCGCACCTGATTGCCAACGGACCGCCCGCCTTTGCCAAGGACGCCAAGGAGAGCTCTGGAAACATG GCCAGCCCCGGCAAAATGGACGGCAATCCACTTTCggaaatagaagaaattgTCAAGACGACAACG GAGCAGCACGAGTCCAACAGTCGCGTGGATGGAGGCGGAGGAGTGGAAAATGCAAGCACAAACGGCCATGGTCGATCCCACGACAACAATGATGAG AGCCACACCGCTGTGTCTGACAAGGCTGCAGCCCTCAAAAAGCGACAATGCATCTTCGCGGAGCTGATGTCCACGGAGGAGGCATATGTACAGGATCTGCATGAGATCGTCAATGG TTACATGACAGAGATTAACAACACGAACAGTGATATACCCATGCCTGAGGACCTGAAGGGTGGTAAAATGAAGTTGGTATTCAACAATATTAAAGACATCTACGAGTGGCACAGGGA CTTCTTCCTGAGAGCCCTGCGCAACTGCCAAAAGTCGCCGGCGGACCTGGGTCCGCTCATCAAGCGGTCAGCCACCAAGTTCGCTCTGTACTACACCTATTGCAGCAACAAACCGCTGTCCGAATACATAGTCAGCGCCCATTATCAGTATTTCGATAGCATACGTCAGAAGCTGGGACATCGTCTGGAT CTGAATAACTTGATCATTAAGCCGGTGCAGAGAATCACTAAATACGAGCTACTCATCAAGGAGATCATCAAGGCCACCGAGGGAGCTGGGCTTTACAAGGAGGTGCCCATGCTGCAGGAGGCCTACCAGCAAATGAAGGTGGTCGTGAAGACGGTCAACGATATGATGGTGGTGCTGCGAAGCCTGCAGGACTTCGATGGGGAGATAACCGCCCAAGGCAGCCTGTTGATGCAGGGACCCATGAACTGCGTGGTGGATGCGGCACAGAAGCACCGCGAGCTGCAGGTGTTCCTCTTCCAGCAGATCATCATCTTCGCGGATATTGAGAAGACCAAGAACCAGTACGCCAGTCCCATATTCAAATACAGATCGCACATACAG CTCAATCACATGCAAATGAAGGAACTGGGCGACTGCCGCTTTCAAATCAGGTCGACTGACCCCAAGATCCCGGAGATGACGATCATCTGCCAGGCGGCGTCGCAGGAGAACTACGCGGGGTGGCGCGATATGCTAAACAAGAtactgcagcagcagaacgACCTGATCTTCATGCTCTCCAATCCCCTGTCaaccaaaaacaaatga
- the LOC117141611 gene encoding rho guanine nucleotide exchange factor 25 isoform X4: MSCFFRLFASPGKMDGNPLSEIEEIVKTTTEQHESNSRVDGGGGVENASTNGHGRSHDNNDESHTAVSDKAAALKKRQCIFAELMSTEEAYVQDLHEIVNGYMTEINNTNSDIPMPEDLKGGKMKLVFNNIKDIYEWHRDFFLRALRNCQKSPADLGPLIKRSATKFALYYTYCSNKPLSEYIVSAHYQYFDSIRQKLGHRLDLNNLIIKPVQRITKYELLIKEIIKATEGAGLYKEVPMLQEAYQQMKVVVKTVNDMMVVLRSLQDFDGEITAQGSLLMQGPMNCVVDAAQKHRELQVFLFQQIIIFADIEKTKNQYASPIFKYRSHIQLNHMQMKELGDCRFQIRSTDPKIPEMTIICQAASQENYAGWRDMLNKILQQQNDLIFMLSNPLSTKNK; this comes from the exons ATGAGCTGTTTCTTCCGCTTATTT GCCAGCCCCGGCAAAATGGACGGCAATCCACTTTCggaaatagaagaaattgTCAAGACGACAACG GAGCAGCACGAGTCCAACAGTCGCGTGGATGGAGGCGGAGGAGTGGAAAATGCAAGCACAAACGGCCATGGTCGATCCCACGACAACAATGATGAG AGCCACACCGCTGTGTCTGACAAGGCTGCAGCCCTCAAAAAGCGACAATGCATCTTCGCGGAGCTGATGTCCACGGAGGAGGCATATGTACAGGATCTGCATGAGATCGTCAATGG TTACATGACAGAGATTAACAACACGAACAGTGATATACCCATGCCTGAGGACCTGAAGGGTGGTAAAATGAAGTTGGTATTCAACAATATTAAAGACATCTACGAGTGGCACAGGGA CTTCTTCCTGAGAGCCCTGCGCAACTGCCAAAAGTCGCCGGCGGACCTGGGTCCGCTCATCAAGCGGTCAGCCACCAAGTTCGCTCTGTACTACACCTATTGCAGCAACAAACCGCTGTCCGAATACATAGTCAGCGCCCATTATCAGTATTTCGATAGCATACGTCAGAAGCTGGGACATCGTCTGGAT CTGAATAACTTGATCATTAAGCCGGTGCAGAGAATCACTAAATACGAGCTACTCATCAAGGAGATCATCAAGGCCACCGAGGGAGCTGGGCTTTACAAGGAGGTGCCCATGCTGCAGGAGGCCTACCAGCAAATGAAGGTGGTCGTGAAGACGGTCAACGATATGATGGTGGTGCTGCGAAGCCTGCAGGACTTCGATGGGGAGATAACCGCCCAAGGCAGCCTGTTGATGCAGGGACCCATGAACTGCGTGGTGGATGCGGCACAGAAGCACCGCGAGCTGCAGGTGTTCCTCTTCCAGCAGATCATCATCTTCGCGGATATTGAGAAGACCAAGAACCAGTACGCCAGTCCCATATTCAAATACAGATCGCACATACAG CTCAATCACATGCAAATGAAGGAACTGGGCGACTGCCGCTTTCAAATCAGGTCGACTGACCCCAAGATCCCGGAGATGACGATCATCTGCCAGGCGGCGTCGCAGGAGAACTACGCGGGGTGGCGCGATATGCTAAACAAGAtactgcagcagcagaacgACCTGATCTTCATGCTCTCCAATCCCCTGTCaaccaaaaacaaatga